TTCATACATCCGCTCCGGTATCCACCTTGAGAGAAAACACCCGCGGCTTGCGCTTCTCGGTCATGAGGGACAACTCGCGGACCATGGCGATGATGACCCGGTCCGTGGTTTTCTGCATCTCCGGCCACAACGTCCGCGCCTGTTCCAGAAGTTCCCCGATATTCTCGGGGGTTTCGCGGCCTTCTTCCATGAGGATATCTTCAATCAACCCCGGCTTCATCTCCGGCCGGAACAGCAGTCCCACAACACCGTCCTCCGCGCGGAAGGCAATCCAGCGGCCGTCATCATCCACCACCAGCGGCTTGATGTCTTCCGGCAAGGTCGCCGTCCCCGGAGACCAGACCATGACTCGGGCGCCGTCCACCGCCTGCGCCAACGGGTCGTCCCGGCCTGCCTCCGTAGCATGTGCCGTGGTGAAATAGGCGTTATGGTAAGGCTCCGGGTGCAGTTCCGCCCCTTCGTACTGTGCCAGCAACAACGCGCCCAGACCGAAGCCCACCACCGGTCGCTTCGCCTTGCGAAAAATGGCGATGGTATTGAGCTCCTGGGTCAGCCACGTGTAGCGGTCCGACTCCAGGGGGGACATTGGTCCACCCAACAGGAACAATGCATCAAAGGTCAGGGCATTGCCCGGCAGTTCGCCACTGAGAAAAACCCGGAAGTAACTGAAACCGATGTCGCGTTTCTCCAGTTGACTCTCCACGATGCCCAGGAATTCCGAGTAACTGTGCTGCACGACAGCGAAATGCTTCATGTCAAACCTCCCGACGCACCGGCACCGACAGCATGTCCCTGCTACAGCGATCCTTGGCGAACTCCAGAAATTCATCCATCACCAGACTGCGGAATTTCTGCTTCTGATAGACGAAGGAATAAGGACGGGCCAGCGGCGGATCCAGCGGGCGGGCCAGCAAAGTTCCCAACGCCAACTCCTTGAGGACAGTCGCCTCAGAAACGACCGCCACCCCCAGCCCGCCTTCCACGGCGCCCTTGACGGCTTCGGGGCTGCCCAGCTCCATGGTAATATTGAGATCGTTGGCATCCACGCCGACCTGATTCAGGTACTCCATGGTCACCTCACGGGTGCCCGATCCTTCTTCACGGGACACGAAGGGATAATCCAGCAATTCCTGCGGCGTCACACTTTCGTGAGTGCCCAGGACATGGTCGGGGTGGGCAATCACAATCATGGAGTCCATGCAACACTTGAGGGTGGCGAGGCTCTTGTTGGTTACCAGACCTTCCACCAGCCCCAGATCGATACTGTTATCCTCGATCATGTGGACGATTTTATCCGTATTACCCACATACATACGTACCTGCACATCGGGATACTTCATTTTGAAGTCACCCAGCACCCGGGGCAGCATGTATTCGGCAATGGTCGTGCTGGCACCGATGAACAGATGCCCGCGCAGATCGCCCGTCATTTCCCCCACCCGGTTGGACATTTCGCCATAAAGCGAGATGATGCGCTCAGCGTAATCATAAACCACCATACCGGCCTCGGTGAGGCTGATGCGATTATGGGTGCGATCAAACAAGCGCGTGTTGAACTGTTCTTCCAGCTGCTTGACCTGGAAGGTCACCGCCGGCTGGGTCATATGCAGCGTATCCGCGGCCTTGGTAAAGCTGAGCAGCCTTGCCACCGTATGAAAAACCTGTAAACGCCTGTCTGCCATGGAAATCCTCAAGTCGCCCGCGACTTTTCGCCAGTTTAGGGGTAATATCTGAGCGCTTCAATACAGTATTACGGAGGATACCCCATGCCCAAGGCTTGGGAAAAGCTCGATCTGCAAGGCGCTGGGGTACAGAGTCTACAAATTCGTCTGCAAAAACTCCAGAAAAAATCTCTATGGGGTTATCTGTACTGGTGTTGTTTCCCGGTCGGCGCCCATCGCTTCTACCTGGAACAGCCGTGGGCATGGGCCTTTCCGCTGGTCAGCGTGGCGATTGTCGTACTGGCTTTTTTGGGTCTGACCTGGGAGGCAGTCGGTTTCGCCGTCGCACTCTGCGTCGCTGCGCTTTGGGATCTCCGCCGTATTGGTCTGTGGATCAGCGCTTACAACAAGGATCTGCGCAAGGCGAGCTGGTTTGCCAAACAAACGCCGGCCGCTCCCGCCGATTACCAAGGGCGCGCGGACGCCGGGGAACACCTTATGCAGTGGCAGCGCGAGCTACAGGACTATACCCAAACTAAGGAGAGCGAGCGCGCCGGCCATCCTGCCGCCAATGCGCCCGGCAGGAAAGGCTTTGCACCGGGCCAGCGCCGACTTTCTTTCGCGGAACAGGAGCGACTGCTTGCGGAGATGGCGAAATCCGCCAAAAGCACAGCGGCGAAAAATCCACCCGATTCCGCCGAAAAGTAAGCGGAAGCCGTTCCCCCGGCCTATTGCTCCTTTTCAAACATGGCCAGATAACGTTCTTTGGAAAGCGGAAGCTGTCTGGCTACCGCCAGGACATCAGGGAGATGCAGCGGGGTGCTGAGCCCCACCAGAGTGACGCCTATGCCGGGCGTGGAGCGCACAAACTGAATGGCGCGCTGCGCGGCATCGGCCAATTCCGGCATGGCTTCCTGCAGGGACGGCACCTCTTCCCGCGCCAGCAGACCCTTGCCAAGGGGATGGCTGGCCATGATGGTCAGCTTGAGCTGAAAAGCCGCCTGGATGGTGGAGCCGATGTTGCCCTGCCCCGTGACCTGACTGAAACGGGTGTAGGCCTCCGGCATCAGCGCGTTGAAAGGCAACTGCACTACTCGTAGATGATGGCGATTCCCCTGCCCCGCCGCCTTCTCCGCCAGGCCGATAAGGCTGGTCAGGGACTGGAACAGGGTATTATCCGTCTCCACCCGGCAGGCATTGAAGGTGGAAATGCCGTAGTAGCGAATCTTGTTGGCCTGCACCGCCGCTTCGAGCATGGTGAACACATCCACCAGTTTGCGATACATCTGTTCTTTGTCAATCAAAGGGATATGCACCTCCGGCTGATCCACCAGAAACACATCCAGGGTTCCCAGACCAGTTTGCGCGCGCAACATATCCAGTTGCCAGGCAATATATTCGGGGCTCAGGCAGTGAACCCCCTGAACCAGGTCCTCCTCTTTGCCCAGCCCCTTGGCCGCCACCTCCTCACGGAAGAATGTCAGCGGATCTTCTGGCCGTCCGCCAGGGAAGGTCAGAAAGCCCCCCTTGCCAACCACGAAAAACTCCTCACGCTGAATACCTGCCGCCATCGCCTTCGCGATACCTACACCTACCGCTCGCCCGGCCCGGCCGAGGCGGTAGTTGGCACCCGTGTCGACGACGTTGATGCCCGCCTGCAAGGCCCGCGCCACAATGGCCGCCACCGCGACATCCGTCACATCGTCCACGCCACCGGGGAAGGTACCGACACCCAGGGAGGATAGCTTGATGCGGGTGTTCAAAAAGTCACTGAAGTGTTCGTCAGCGAGGGTCCCGGCGAAGCGCGCCACATAGGCCTTGGTACCCGCACTGTTGGCGGCCCCCGGAATCAGTCCATTTTCCGCAGCATTCACGCAGCGTTACTCCTGTTGGCAAAGAGGGGATGGTGGTGCAGCAAAAAGTCCAGGCGTTCACGCAGCTCGGCACGCACCGGGCCGGGCCGGGCCGCATCTTCCAGACTCAGGAACTGTTGACGATAGTCTGGCGCATCCTCATCGTCCAGTTCCCATTCGACCGCCTGGAGCAACGCTTGCCCGGATGCGGGCAATTCCGCGGCTAACGAGCGACCGCTGAGAATCGCCCAGAGACCGGTCCAACAGCGCGCCAAAGCAACGGGATGATAACCACCCCCGCCCAGGATCAGCAGACGCGGACTTTCCGCCACGATCTGGCGCACGACTTGCCAGAATAAGCCGTTGGACACCCGAAACCTACTCAAAGGATCCGGTGCGAGGATATCGGTGCCCGCCTGCAGAACGACGACGTCCGGGCTAAAGCGCTGCAAGACGCGAGGCCATAACTCGGCAAAAGCCAGTGTATATTCGCTGTCATTCACTTCTTTGGGCAAAGGCAGATTAACCGCCAGCCCCGGCCAGTCGGTAAGCTTGCCGCCCAGAAAGGGATAGGCGTAGTCCGTATCCATGTGCAGCGACGCCGTCAGCGTGTCCGGATCCTCCACAAAGGCCGCCTCCACCCCATCACCATGGTGGGCGTCCATATCCCAATACAGCACCCGCAGACCGGCGCGGCGCAGGCGCTGAATGGCAAGCACCGGGTCGTTGAGGTAGCAGAAGCCGCGCGCCTGACCCGGTGCGGCATGGTGCATCCCGCCCGCGGGGCTGAAGGCGGTTACGCCTTCCAGCACGGCTTCCGCCGCGAGCACGCTGGAACCGGTAGCCAGGGAGGGCGTATCGAAAAAACCGGGGAAATAAGGATTCTCCAGCGTACCCAACTGATAACGCTGACGATCGCTGTCCTGCACACCGCCGCGAAACTGCGCCCGCTCAAAGGCCTGTATGTACTCTTTCGTATGAAAGCCGAAGAGTTCCCGATGGCTCGCCGGGCGGCCCTGCCGGTATTCTTCCGGCGCCATGGCCCCGTAACTGTTGATGAGGTCCAAAGTCAGAGAGACCCGCGGAATCGCCAGGGGATGGTTACTCCCATAACTCGCCCGCCGGTAACGCGCCGCTCCGACGAAAACCGCTGGGCGGGTCGCGGCGATCTGCGGGCGCAGCATTCCCTGCTCGTTCACGCTGCCGGCAACCGTCTGCGCCTCGCCCGTCACACGCTGTGGCCGCGCAGGCGCAGATAAATCTCGGGCAGACGTACCGGCAGACTGTCGAGATGGGGCAGCACGAGATAGTGCCCCGGCCCGAAGACCAGCGGCAGATATTCGCCACCACGCGGGTCCAGACTGATACAAAAGGCGTGAATACCCAAGTCTTGCGCCTCCTTCACCGCCATGCGCGTATCCTCCTGCAAATAGCGGGGGTCACCACCGTCATCATAATCGGCGGGACGCCCATCCGACAGAATCAGGAGCAGACGCCGCCGTGCAGGACTCCGCAGCATCAGCCGCGAGCTGTGGCGGATAGCCGCCCCCATGCGTGTCGCCAGCCGCCCGGACAGTCCGCCGAGCAGGGCCCGTGCCCGCATATCAAACCTGTCCGCAAAGCGCTTGATGGGATAGAGCAAGACTTCGTCATGATATTTGCTGGCGAAACCATAGAGTGCAAAGGGATCGCCTACCTCCACCAGCGCCTCACCAAAGAGGAGCATGGCTGCGCGCAGACGGTCCACCACCCGCACTCCGGAATCTCCCGCCTCTGCCATGATGGAGGTGGAGAGATCGGCAAGGAGCAGGACTGCGGTATCCCGTTGCTGCGGGCGTCTTTGCTGGTAGATGCTGGCTTTCGGCGAGCGTCCGGCACGCCGCTCCACCATAAATTGGACCGCAGCCTCCAGATCCGGCTCGTCGCCCTCGTACTGACGGCGGCGCGGTGCCATCCGGGTCGGTTTCTGTGCCTGCAAGGCCTGCTTCAGACGGCGCAGGGTACCATCATATGCGGTGGTGATTTCCATTGCCTTGGCTTCGTCATACTCGCGCAGACTACGCTCATGGACCCGCGCCCAGTCTTCCTTATAGCTTTGATGACGGTAATCCCATTCGCGATAGGCCCAACCGCCCCTGGGCCCTTTGACTCCCCGGCCATGGCCCGTCACCTTCGCGGGCATGGGAATACCCACCCCGACCCGCCCGCCGGTACCCTGAATATCCTCTGGGGGAATATCCATATCCGGGTCATTCCCTTCGGCCTGCTGCGGAGACTCCCGGGGTTTTTCTTCGTGACCTGCGGCACCCAGCCCACCGCCGCCGTCCATTTCCGGCGCATCACTGTCGTGTTTCCGGCGCGGATACACCGGCCGTGCGGCGTTGGGCGAATGGCCGGGCAGATAGGCGCTGGCGCGCTCCGCCAAGGTCAGCGGCGGCAGATCCGTGTTCGCATACCACGTCAATGCCGCACGAAAGGCATCCACTATGCTGGCCTGAGGCGTGGTCAGAGCAGCGAGTCCGGCAGACAAACGACCAGCGCGCGCGTCTTCCAGCAGTCGCAGCGCCTCCTCAAAGTAATATCTGGCGGGTCCTTCCGGCAGATGGTGGCCACGCGCCGCCCGTACCACCCGCGCCAGATAACCGGGCATTTCCCGCTCCAGCGCCGCATCCACCCGCAAATCTTCGCAGAGGTCGAAAATGAGCTGGAAGCGGATCATATCCTCCCCAAAGCGCGCGAAGAGCGGCCGCCAGGTTATGCGCTGGTCGGGATCCAGGGGTGGATGCGCCATACCGATTTCCGCAAAGAGGGCGCGGATGGCATCCTGCTCGTAACTGTCGAAGGCCAGATGCGCGCCAGTGTGGTAGAAGGCCAGCAAGGCCTCTTCCCGGTCGGGCATCACTGCCGGTACAAAAAGGCTGCGCCCGTCGGTCTCGAGAAAGCTGCGCCCGCCCTCCAGGCTCCAGCTCCCCTCCTCCAGGGGCAGATGCAGCCCGGTCCAGGCCTGGAGCAACCATCCGAAGAGCCGCTTATGGGCCCCCATATGAAAGCCGGGCAGGACTTCCAGCAGAAAGCCGCGCGCCTCATCGCTCTCCAGTCGGAACCATGCCTCACCACGCACCCGCCCCGCCGCCAGCACATCCGCGCCACGCTGCGCCCACTCCGCCACGCCATCCAGACCACAGATGCCGCGCACCTGGATGGCGCCCTCCAGATACGTCCCCAAACCCAGACGGCCCCTGGCCAGGGTGTCGGCGGGTGCCAACAGCGCCCGCAGCCCCTCCGTACCCGCGTTGCCAAAGAGAATGGCTGCAGGCACCCGGAAATAGGACGCCGCGCTGTCCACATGCCGGTCGATCCACGTCGCGCCCAAATCGAACCAGAGCGCCTCGCCATCTGCACCCCAGCTCCGGCGCACTACTCCGGCCTGTTCAAAGAAACCCACCGCCGCCCGAAAAGTGCCACGCTGGCTCAGAAAGTGGCGGGCCTGATCCAGCCAAGGGTCCAGCCCGCCAAAGGCCTGCGTCAGATCAGCCGTCGCATGGAAAAACGCCTTGCCTGCCTCCCGGTCATAAAAAAACAGGTCACGGCCGGTCTCCAGATAGCGCAAGGCGGCCGTCTCACCTAGCGATGTGACGGCGGGCAAGGCCGCCCGCGCATCCCGACCGGCCACGAAACTGATGGCCGCCAGATGATCGAGGATATCCTCCGTCGCCGCCGACATGGCCGTTCCTTAGCCCTGTTCCGGGAAGAAGGTCCGGAAAATCTCCAGCAGCGCCTCGGCCAATTCCGGATCGTCCGTCTGCGGATGGATGATCGCCACGACACAGGCCTCCAGCGCGTCCAGACCCGCCACCATCAATGCCCCCGCATAGATCAGCGCCCGGGTCGAGGTGACTTCCTGCAACCCCTGCTCCTTCAGATTCCGTGCCTTGCCCGCCGCCGCCACCAGTGCCTTCGCCCTGCCCTCATCCACGCCCGCCTCTTTCATCACGATACGGGTTTCCACATCGGCCGGCGGATAATGGAAGTTCATGCCGACGAATCGCTGTTTGGTCGACGGCTTGAGGTCCTTCAACACCGTCTGATAGCCGGGATTATAAGAAATCACCAGCATGAAATCGCGGTGCGCCGTGATCTCGATGCCGAGCTTCTCGATGGGCAGATGACGGCGATGGTCGGTCAGCGGATGGATGACGACCGTCGTATCGGTACGTGCTTCGACGATCTCGTCCAGGTAGCAGATGGCCCCCTCCCGCACCGCCCTGGTCAGCGGACCGTCCTGCCAGACCGTTTCGTTGCCTTCGATCAGAAAGCGGCCGATCAGGTCCGAACTGGTCAGATCCTCATGGCAGGCCACGGTCACCAGCGGCCGCTTCAGGCGCCACGCCATGTGCTCCAGAAAGCGGGTCTTGCCACAACCCGTCGGCCCCTTGAGCATGACCGGCAGGCGCCGGTCCCACGCCGCCAGGAACACCCTAACCTCATTTGCCACCGGCTGATAAAAAGGCTCATCGAGGAGCAGGCGCAAGCCGTTACTCTCTGCCATTTTTGCCTCACTCATATATCGTCCCCGTTGTTTTGCTCGACATGACTGCGCAGATAAAGGCAGATATGGCGCAGGGTATGGATCACCATGCGCTCCGGTTGTGCGGGCAGCGCGTCGGCACGCCCTGCCTTCAGGCAATT
This sequence is a window from Acidithiobacillus ferridurans. Protein-coding genes within it:
- a CDS encoding CbbQ/NirQ/NorQ/GpvN family protein, which produces MSEAKMAESNGLRLLLDEPFYQPVANEVRVFLAAWDRRLPVMLKGPTGCGKTRFLEHMAWRLKRPLVTVACHEDLTSSDLIGRFLIEGNETVWQDGPLTRAVREGAICYLDEIVEARTDTTVVIHPLTDHRRHLPIEKLGIEITAHRDFMLVISYNPGYQTVLKDLKPSTKQRFVGMNFHYPPADVETRIVMKEAGVDEGRAKALVAAAGKARNLKEQGLQEVTSTRALIYAGALMVAGLDALEACVVAIIHPQTDDPELAEALLEIFRTFFPEQG
- a CDS encoding aldo/keto reductase, giving the protein MNAAENGLIPGAANSAGTKAYVARFAGTLADEHFSDFLNTRIKLSSLGVGTFPGGVDDVTDVAVAAIVARALQAGINVVDTGANYRLGRAGRAVGVGIAKAMAAGIQREEFFVVGKGGFLTFPGGRPEDPLTFFREEVAAKGLGKEEDLVQGVHCLSPEYIAWQLDMLRAQTGLGTLDVFLVDQPEVHIPLIDKEQMYRKLVDVFTMLEAAVQANKIRYYGISTFNACRVETDNTLFQSLTSLIGLAEKAAGQGNRHHLRVVQLPFNALMPEAYTRFSQVTGQGNIGSTIQAAFQLKLTIMASHPLGKGLLAREEVPSLQEAMPELADAAQRAIQFVRSTPGIGVTLVGLSTPLHLPDVLAVARQLPLSKERYLAMFEKEQ
- a CDS encoding nitric oxide reductase activation protein NorD — encoded protein: MSAATEDILDHLAAISFVAGRDARAALPAVTSLGETAALRYLETGRDLFFYDREAGKAFFHATADLTQAFGGLDPWLDQARHFLSQRGTFRAAVGFFEQAGVVRRSWGADGEALWFDLGATWIDRHVDSAASYFRVPAAILFGNAGTEGLRALLAPADTLARGRLGLGTYLEGAIQVRGICGLDGVAEWAQRGADVLAAGRVRGEAWFRLESDEARGFLLEVLPGFHMGAHKRLFGWLLQAWTGLHLPLEEGSWSLEGGRSFLETDGRSLFVPAVMPDREEALLAFYHTGAHLAFDSYEQDAIRALFAEIGMAHPPLDPDQRITWRPLFARFGEDMIRFQLIFDLCEDLRVDAALEREMPGYLARVVRAARGHHLPEGPARYYFEEALRLLEDARAGRLSAGLAALTTPQASIVDAFRAALTWYANTDLPPLTLAERASAYLPGHSPNAARPVYPRRKHDSDAPEMDGGGGLGAAGHEEKPRESPQQAEGNDPDMDIPPEDIQGTGGRVGVGIPMPAKVTGHGRGVKGPRGGWAYREWDYRHQSYKEDWARVHERSLREYDEAKAMEITTAYDGTLRRLKQALQAQKPTRMAPRRRQYEGDEPDLEAAVQFMVERRAGRSPKASIYQQRRPQQRDTAVLLLADLSTSIMAEAGDSGVRVVDRLRAAMLLFGEALVEVGDPFALYGFASKYHDEVLLYPIKRFADRFDMRARALLGGLSGRLATRMGAAIRHSSRLMLRSPARRRLLLILSDGRPADYDDGGDPRYLQEDTRMAVKEAQDLGIHAFCISLDPRGGEYLPLVFGPGHYLVLPHLDSLPVRLPEIYLRLRGHSV
- a CDS encoding type 1 glutamine amidotransferase, encoding MKHFAVVQHSYSEFLGIVESQLEKRDIGFSYFRVFLSGELPGNALTFDALFLLGGPMSPLESDRYTWLTQELNTIAIFRKAKRPVVGFGLGALLLAQYEGAELHPEPYHNAYFTTAHATEAGRDDPLAQAVDGARVMVWSPGTATLPEDIKPLVVDDDGRWIAFRAEDGVVGLLFRPEMKPGLIEDILMEEGRETPENIGELLEQARTLWPEMQKTTDRVIIAMVRELSLMTEKRKPRVFSLKVDTGADV
- a CDS encoding LysR family transcriptional regulator, translating into MADRRLQVFHTVARLLSFTKAADTLHMTQPAVTFQVKQLEEQFNTRLFDRTHNRISLTEAGMVVYDYAERIISLYGEMSNRVGEMTGDLRGHLFIGASTTIAEYMLPRVLGDFKMKYPDVQVRMYVGNTDKIVHMIEDNSIDLGLVEGLVTNKSLATLKCCMDSMIVIAHPDHVLGTHESVTPQELLDYPFVSREEGSGTREVTMEYLNQVGVDANDLNITMELGSPEAVKGAVEGGLGVAVVSEATVLKELALGTLLARPLDPPLARPYSFVYQKQKFRSLVMDEFLEFAKDRCSRDMLSVPVRREV
- a CDS encoding acetoin utilization protein AcuC yields the protein MLRPQIAATRPAVFVGAARYRRASYGSNHPLAIPRVSLTLDLINSYGAMAPEEYRQGRPASHRELFGFHTKEYIQAFERAQFRGGVQDSDRQRYQLGTLENPYFPGFFDTPSLATGSSVLAAEAVLEGVTAFSPAGGMHHAAPGQARGFCYLNDPVLAIQRLRRAGLRVLYWDMDAHHGDGVEAAFVEDPDTLTASLHMDTDYAYPFLGGKLTDWPGLAVNLPLPKEVNDSEYTLAFAELWPRVLQRFSPDVVVLQAGTDILAPDPLSRFRVSNGLFWQVVRQIVAESPRLLILGGGGYHPVALARCWTGLWAILSGRSLAAELPASGQALLQAVEWELDDEDAPDYRQQFLSLEDAARPGPVRAELRERLDFLLHHHPLFANRSNAA
- a CDS encoding TM2 domain-containing protein codes for the protein MPKAWEKLDLQGAGVQSLQIRLQKLQKKSLWGYLYWCCFPVGAHRFYLEQPWAWAFPLVSVAIVVLAFLGLTWEAVGFAVALCVAALWDLRRIGLWISAYNKDLRKASWFAKQTPAAPADYQGRADAGEHLMQWQRELQDYTQTKESERAGHPAANAPGRKGFAPGQRRLSFAEQERLLAEMAKSAKSTAAKNPPDSAEK